A part of Aquaspirillum sp. LM1 genomic DNA contains:
- a CDS encoding GntR family transcriptional regulator, with protein MTTDKPSFQPLYQQIRQLLAERIAHGEWAVHEALPSEWALAEALQVSQGTVRKALTKLVDEGWLYRQQGKGTFVSPGLSEWGDGVMVTPGQFNEPPTIPVAELLSCGKANASEDMAEALGLRRAAPLFRIRQLWRFAGVAVALDDAFVSAERFEEIDARRLRQYGNSLYALLERRDAVRIKLGAIQLRATLPDRETSVLLGLTDIEPLLSVIRLAHTPTGEPVEWRKRLCRSARWAFQRNA; from the coding sequence ATGACAACGGACAAGCCCAGTTTTCAACCGCTGTATCAGCAAATACGCCAACTGCTGGCCGAGCGGATTGCCCACGGGGAATGGGCCGTCCACGAAGCCCTGCCCAGTGAATGGGCGTTGGCCGAAGCGCTGCAAGTCAGCCAGGGCACGGTGCGCAAAGCGCTGACCAAACTGGTGGACGAAGGCTGGTTGTACCGGCAGCAGGGCAAGGGCACGTTTGTGTCGCCGGGGTTGAGCGAGTGGGGTGATGGCGTGATGGTGACCCCCGGCCAGTTCAACGAGCCGCCCACCATCCCGGTGGCTGAGCTGTTGTCCTGCGGCAAGGCCAACGCCAGTGAAGACATGGCCGAGGCGCTGGGCTTGCGCCGCGCCGCGCCGCTGTTTCGCATTCGTCAGCTATGGCGGTTTGCCGGGGTGGCGGTGGCACTGGACGATGCCTTTGTGTCGGCTGAGCGGTTTGAAGAAATTGACGCCCGCCGGCTGCGCCAGTATGGCAACAGCCTGTACGCCTTGCTGGAGCGCCGTGATGCAGTGCGCATCAAGCTGGGGGCCATTCAGCTGCGCGCCACGCTGCCAGACCGGGAAACCTCGGTGCTGCTTGGGCTGACCGATATCGAACCCTTGTTGTCGGTGATCCGGCTGGCGCACACCCCGACCGGCGAGCCGGTGGAATGGCGCAAGCGGCTATGTCGCAGCGCGCGCTGGGCCTTCCAGCGCAATGCATGA
- a CDS encoding tetratricopeptide repeat protein, whose translation MSTEHSPDSLPDTPPTDPFAEPLQQAMACHQAGQLPEAEQGYRAILAQQPGHPDALHNLGILALQVGEMAVALNLLKTVLEHYPQHAQFWLSYLQALIQADQIDTARQVLAQGRELGLQGEAVDALAAQLAVSEEVAIAAAEAEALNDVPADETMAATANLTQTEAAPAGDGPEPADVPADSPDHAVLLPEQAGAEPEAISDADLATPDTQDSTPADHDHADALTAAPSRVADPDPASASGWTFTPLPDSHAELAACHDEQALADSPPPSADDGPGHLAQGEAALIRQHYTDAWRALQQACRCLPEHAPAWLRLAQASYGLGRLDEAERHFRQALALDAGLTAAHSGLLLLGQHHSSLNADSAAQQHRALGEALEQRWPSAATHAAAPQPGRGLRVGFVAASLYDHPHAHVLLPLWQALASGSLEVLAYNDSPVQDAITTRLRAACAGWRDIYGQDDDSLLAQIQADQVDILIDLSGHLPGNRLEVFARQAAPLQVSWLGYPDSSGLSRMHWRLTDAFIDPPGVETRYSEQLWRLPDSAWCYQPLWHVLQQRPSSDYAVCATPALHRGYVTFGASQHAACLGPEVIALWAQVLHAVPDSRLLLELDGLEAGDGPLHVALTTQFVERGIGAHRLQLVARTPGRQAVRAHDMDIALDSFPVSAGLASCELLWMGVPLVTLPGPRAASRSGASLLSTLGYPQWIAHSKVDYVRIAKTLASDLARLNRIRLGLRVEMESSPLRQAQRFAEQMETALHSMWDGRQTG comes from the coding sequence ATGTCCACCGAGCATTCCCCTGACAGCCTTCCCGATACTCCCCCGACCGACCCGTTTGCTGAACCCCTGCAACAGGCAATGGCCTGTCATCAAGCAGGCCAACTGCCCGAAGCCGAACAGGGCTACCGCGCCATTCTGGCCCAACAGCCCGGCCACCCGGACGCCCTGCACAATCTGGGCATTCTGGCCCTGCAGGTGGGTGAAATGGCCGTGGCGCTGAACCTGCTGAAAACCGTGCTGGAACACTATCCGCAGCATGCCCAGTTCTGGCTCAGCTATCTGCAGGCGTTGATTCAGGCAGACCAGATCGACACCGCCCGTCAGGTGCTGGCACAGGGCCGGGAACTGGGCTTGCAGGGCGAGGCGGTGGACGCGCTGGCCGCGCAGCTGGCTGTGAGTGAAGAAGTGGCCATTGCCGCCGCCGAAGCCGAGGCGCTGAACGATGTCCCGGCTGACGAAACAATGGCAGCCACTGCCAACCTGACCCAAACCGAGGCGGCACCAGCAGGGGACGGGCCAGAACCAGCCGATGTGCCGGCAGACAGCCCGGACCACGCCGTTTTGCTGCCAGAGCAGGCTGGCGCTGAGCCTGAAGCCATCTCTGACGCAGACCTGGCCACGCCCGATACACAAGATAGCACGCCGGCAGATCACGACCACGCCGACGCTCTGACCGCTGCGCCGAGCCGCGTTGCCGACCCCGACCCGGCATCAGCGTCAGGCTGGACATTCACCCCGCTGCCCGATAGCCACGCCGAGCTTGCGGCATGCCACGACGAACAGGCGCTGGCCGACAGCCCACCGCCGTCGGCAGACGATGGCCCCGGCCATCTGGCCCAAGGTGAAGCCGCGCTTATCCGTCAGCATTACACCGACGCCTGGCGGGCATTGCAGCAGGCGTGCCGCTGCCTGCCCGAGCACGCCCCGGCCTGGTTGCGCCTGGCCCAGGCCAGCTACGGGCTGGGCCGACTGGACGAAGCAGAACGGCATTTCCGTCAGGCGCTGGCGCTGGATGCCGGACTGACTGCCGCCCATTCCGGCTTGCTGCTGCTGGGCCAGCACCACAGCAGCCTGAACGCTGACAGCGCCGCCCAGCAGCATCGGGCGCTGGGCGAAGCGCTGGAACAGCGCTGGCCCAGCGCTGCCACCCACGCCGCTGCGCCACAACCAGGCCGTGGCCTGCGCGTGGGCTTTGTGGCCGCCAGTCTGTACGACCACCCGCACGCCCATGTGCTGCTGCCACTGTGGCAGGCGCTGGCCAGCGGCTCGCTGGAAGTGCTGGCATATAACGACTCACCGGTGCAGGACGCCATCACCACCCGTCTGCGCGCGGCCTGTGCTGGCTGGCGCGACATCTACGGCCAGGATGACGACAGCCTGCTGGCGCAGATTCAGGCTGACCAGGTGGATATTCTGATTGATCTGTCTGGCCACCTGCCCGGCAACCGGCTGGAAGTGTTTGCCCGCCAGGCCGCGCCCTTGCAGGTCAGCTGGCTGGGCTACCCAGACAGCAGCGGCCTGTCGCGGATGCACTGGCGGCTGACCGACGCCTTCATCGACCCGCCAGGCGTGGAAACGCGCTACAGCGAACAACTGTGGCGACTGCCCGACAGCGCCTGGTGCTACCAGCCGCTGTGGCATGTGCTGCAACAGCGCCCGTCCAGCGACTACGCCGTATGCGCCACCCCGGCGCTGCATCGCGGCTATGTCACGTTTGGTGCCAGCCAGCACGCCGCCTGTCTGGGGCCAGAAGTGATTGCGCTGTGGGCGCAAGTGCTGCACGCGGTGCCGGATTCGCGCCTGCTGCTGGAGCTGGATGGCCTGGAAGCCGGCGATGGCCCATTGCATGTGGCGCTGACCACCCAGTTTGTCGAACGCGGCATTGGTGCCCATCGCCTGCAGCTGGTGGCCCGCACGCCGGGCCGCCAGGCGGTGCGCGCCCACGATATGGACATTGCGCTGGATAGCTTTCCGGTCAGCGCCGGGCTGGCCAGCTGCGAACTGCTGTGGATGGGCGTGCCGCTGGTTACCCTGCCCGGCCCCCGCGCTGCCTCGCGCAGCGGTGCCAGCCTGCTGAGCACGCTGGGCTATCCGCAATGGATTGCCCACAGCAAGGTGGATTACGTACGGATTGCCAAAACCCTGGCCAGCGACCTGGCCCGCTTGAACCGCATCCGCCTGGGCCTGCGGGTGGAAATGGAAAGCAGCCCGCTGCGTCAGGCGCAGCGTTTTGCCGAGCAGATGGAAACTGCGCTGCACAGCATGTGGGATGGGCGGCAGACGGGGTAA
- a CDS encoding recombination-associated protein RdgC, with protein sequence MWFKQLTLYRLDPSKLPDLNDLEAALQQRPFVPCSGLDWFSQGFAPAARHQPDLMLFRQGPMALVALRRQDKVLPTSVIRDFTEDKVQEIEARELRKVGKKEKQQLREQVADDLLPRAFSRSSHTRAWLDLAQGWLAVDAGSASKAEALLGALRDALPPFPARLPRTQLAPATQMTSWLLGSAPEGFALDADCELKAPGEDGAVIRCTRQDLTASEIRAHLETGKQVTKLGLIWQERIRFVLTEDLTVRRLQFLDVLQEEAEQAGDDAESLFEATFALMTGELALLTAALIEALGGEPADS encoded by the coding sequence ATGTGGTTTAAACAACTCACCCTTTATCGTCTTGACCCCAGCAAGCTGCCCGATCTGAACGATCTGGAAGCGGCGCTGCAGCAACGCCCGTTTGTGCCCTGCAGCGGGCTGGACTGGTTTTCCCAGGGCTTTGCCCCGGCGGCGCGCCATCAGCCCGACCTGATGCTGTTTCGCCAGGGGCCGATGGCGCTGGTGGCCTTGCGCCGGCAGGACAAGGTGTTGCCCACCAGCGTGATCCGCGACTTCACCGAAGACAAGGTGCAGGAAATCGAAGCCCGCGAGCTGCGCAAGGTGGGCAAGAAGGAAAAACAGCAGCTGCGTGAACAAGTGGCCGACGATCTGCTGCCACGGGCCTTCTCGCGCAGCAGCCACACCCGCGCCTGGCTGGATCTGGCGCAGGGCTGGCTGGCGGTGGACGCGGGCTCGGCCAGCAAGGCCGAAGCGTTGCTGGGCGCGCTGCGTGACGCGCTGCCGCCGTTTCCGGCCCGCTTGCCGCGTACCCAGCTGGCACCGGCCACCCAGATGACCAGCTGGCTGCTGGGCAGCGCGCCAGAAGGCTTTGCCCTGGATGCCGATTGCGAACTGAAGGCGCCGGGCGAAGATGGCGCGGTGATTCGCTGCACCCGGCAGGATCTCACCGCCAGCGAAATCCGCGCGCACCTGGAAACCGGCAAGCAGGTCACCAAGCTGGGGCTGATCTGGCAGGAGCGCATCCGCTTTGTGCTGACCGAAGACCTGACCGTGCGCCGCCTGCAGTTTCTGGATGTGCTGCAGGAGGAAGCCGAACAGGCTGGCGACGATGCTGAATCATTGTTTGAAGCCACTTTTGCGCTGATGACCGGTGAGCTGGCGCTGCTGACTGCTGCGCTGATCGAAGCCCTGGGCGGCGAACCCGCCGACAGCTAA
- a CDS encoding malate dehydrogenase produces the protein MKAPVRVAITGAAGQIGYALLFRIASGEMLGKDQPVILQLLDLPQAQAAVKGVMMELEDCAFPLLAGMIASDDPNVAFKDADYAILVGARPRSKGMERKDLLEANGAIFTVQGKALNDHASRNVKVLVVGNPANTNAYIAMKSAPDLPAKNFTAMLRLDHNRALSQLAAKTGKAVADIETMAVWGNHSPTMYADYRFATIGGESVKQMINDDAWNSDVFLPTVGKRGAAIIEARGLSSAASAANAAIDHVRDWALGTNGKWVTMGIPSDGSYGIPEGVMFGYPVTCANGEYTIVQGLEIDEFSRGRINITLNELEEERAGVAHLLG, from the coding sequence ATGAAAGCCCCCGTTCGTGTTGCCATCACTGGTGCTGCTGGTCAAATTGGTTATGCCCTGCTGTTCCGTATCGCCTCTGGCGAAATGCTCGGCAAAGACCAGCCGGTGATCCTGCAACTGCTGGACCTGCCGCAAGCCCAGGCCGCTGTGAAGGGCGTGATGATGGAACTGGAAGACTGCGCCTTCCCGCTGCTGGCCGGCATGATCGCCAGCGACGATCCGAACGTGGCTTTCAAGGATGCCGACTACGCCATCCTGGTGGGCGCACGTCCGCGTAGCAAGGGCATGGAGCGCAAGGATCTGCTGGAAGCCAACGGTGCCATCTTCACCGTGCAGGGCAAGGCGCTGAACGACCACGCCAGCCGCAATGTCAAGGTGCTGGTGGTGGGCAACCCGGCCAACACCAACGCCTACATCGCCATGAAGTCGGCCCCGGATCTGCCGGCCAAGAACTTCACCGCCATGCTGCGCCTGGACCACAACCGCGCCCTGTCGCAACTGGCTGCCAAAACCGGCAAGGCCGTGGCCGACATCGAAACCATGGCCGTGTGGGGCAACCACAGCCCGACCATGTACGCTGACTACCGCTTTGCCACCATCGGCGGCGAGAGCGTCAAGCAAATGATCAACGACGACGCATGGAACAGCGACGTGTTCCTGCCGACCGTGGGCAAGCGCGGTGCCGCCATCATCGAAGCCCGTGGCCTGTCCTCGGCGGCTTCCGCCGCCAACGCCGCCATCGACCACGTCCGCGACTGGGCGCTGGGCACCAACGGCAAGTGGGTGACCATGGGCATTCCGTCCGACGGTTCCTACGGCATTCCGGAAGGCGTGATGTTTGGCTACCCGGTGACCTGCGCCAATGGCGAATACACCATTGTGCAAGGCCTGGAAATCGACGAGTTCAGCCGTGGCCGCATCAACATCACCCTGAACGAGCTGGAAGAAGAACGCGCTGGTGTGGCTCACCTGCTGGGTTGA
- the rlmM gene encoding 23S rRNA (cytidine(2498)-2'-O)-methyltransferase RlmM codes for MTVSDPIVRPASGWVLYCRPGFERDCAQEAYQRALTQGADLHIAEAQENSGYVRLSGQARPPHWGSLVFARQVLSLVAMIDPLPDRDRLTPILDALPAHPAVFSDVWLEMPDTNDGKELSAFTRRFAPLLTDALVERRRLGGRDELPRLHVFFPDKRRAWLAVADPTQSAPWPMGILRLRMPPDAPSRSALKLAEAFDMFLSAEDQQRYLHDGLRAVDLGAAPGGWTWQLLRRGLRVMAVDNGPLKGIVAEHPWVNHLRTDGFRFRPDRPVDWVVCDMVEKPSRVATLMANWLVGEHARHAMFNLKLPMKKRLEALESALNDIESIMQANGVRYRLSVKQLYHDREEVTVYLGREANPRRTRR; via the coding sequence ATGACCGTTTCTGACCCGATTGTGCGCCCGGCCTCCGGCTGGGTGCTGTACTGCCGCCCCGGCTTTGAGCGCGACTGCGCCCAGGAAGCCTACCAGCGCGCCCTGACCCAGGGCGCTGACCTGCACATTGCCGAAGCTCAGGAAAACAGCGGCTACGTCCGCCTGAGTGGCCAGGCCCGGCCACCACACTGGGGCAGCCTGGTGTTTGCCCGCCAGGTGCTGTCACTGGTGGCCATGATCGACCCACTGCCCGATCGTGACCGGCTGACGCCGATTCTGGATGCGCTGCCGGCCCATCCGGCAGTGTTTTCTGATGTCTGGCTGGAAATGCCCGACACCAACGACGGCAAGGAGCTGTCGGCGTTCACCCGGCGCTTTGCCCCGCTGCTGACCGATGCGCTGGTTGAGCGCCGCCGTCTGGGTGGCCGCGATGAGCTGCCGCGCCTGCATGTGTTTTTCCCTGACAAGCGCCGCGCCTGGCTGGCCGTGGCCGACCCGACGCAAAGCGCGCCGTGGCCTATGGGCATCCTGCGCCTGCGCATGCCGCCCGACGCACCCAGCCGTTCGGCGCTGAAACTGGCCGAAGCGTTTGACATGTTCCTGTCGGCAGAAGACCAGCAGCGCTATCTGCATGATGGCCTGCGCGCAGTGGACCTGGGCGCGGCACCGGGCGGCTGGACCTGGCAACTGCTGCGCCGTGGCCTGCGGGTGATGGCAGTAGACAACGGCCCGCTGAAAGGCATTGTGGCCGAGCATCCCTGGGTGAATCACCTGCGGACCGATGGCTTTCGCTTCCGGCCGGATCGCCCGGTGGACTGGGTGGTGTGCGATATGGTGGAAAAACCGTCGCGGGTGGCTACGCTGATGGCCAACTGGCTGGTGGGCGAACACGCGCGCCACGCCATGTTCAACCTCAAGCTGCCGATGAAAAAACGGCTGGAGGCGCTGGAAAGCGCGCTGAATGACATCGAGAGCATCATGCAGGCCAACGGCGTGCGCTACCGCTTGTCAGTCAAGCAGCTGTACCACGACCGCGAGGAAGTGACAGTCTATCTGGGCCGCGAAGCCAACCCGCGCCGCACCCGACGCTGA